In Podospora pseudoanserina strain CBS 124.78 chromosome 5, whole genome shotgun sequence, a single window of DNA contains:
- a CDS encoding hypothetical protein (EggNog:ENOG503Q05F) has translation MCTYTTHVRVCGSCRCEDTVLISEKLCPVAQKANGIFGACLEGVLSERDATRHWCWQCKESVIPSPPPGYAQLQQQMQYGYQGRYGSGSGHRRRGSVVPTSSSGGQRPRAWS, from the coding sequence ATGTGCACTTACACAACCCACGTCCGGGTCTGCGGGTCCTGCCGCTGCGAGGATACAGTCCTTATCTCAGAAAAGCTCTGCCCGGTCGCCCAAAAAGCGAACGGCATCTTTGGGGCGTGTTTGGAAGGGGTGCTGAGCGAGAGGGATGCGACGAGGCATTGGTGCTGGCAGTGCAAGGAGAGTGTGATTCCCAGTCCGCCGCCGGGGTACGCCCagttgcagcagcagatgcAGTATGGCTATCAGGGGAGATatgggagcgggagcgggcacaggaggagagggagtgtGGTGCCTACTAGTAGCAGTGGCGGTCAGAGGCCGAGGGCATGGAGCTGA